In a single window of the Trichoderma breve strain T069 chromosome 6, whole genome shotgun sequence genome:
- a CDS encoding nucleosome assembly protein (NAP) domain-containing protein yields the protein MSAENIDNPISYEILEDLEDDFEEVELELLRQQAKLTKDLYAKRAKVVSEIPNFWPLVFEQAPPDIDEYVQPTDSAVLLSSLVNLSVERFELPNGDPRSISIKFEFSENEYFENKVLEKKFWWRRNKDGWAGLVSEPVKINWKADKDLTSGMLDLVYQVWEDDKAGKGDDTEAKKKLKSQMESTGLDGVSFFAWFGFRGLSISEEENQAALKEEQEKRKARKEGKEVEEEPEEEDEDDDDDEYEMEIFPTADDLAVCIAEDLWPGAIKYFLAAQEQDALSDINFESDEEMDDEEEDAQPSKKRKA from the exons ATGTCTGCTGAGAACATTGACAACCCCATCTCCTACGAGATCCTGGAGGACCTCGAGGATGATTTCGAGgaggttgagcttgagctcc TCCGCCAACAAGCCAAGCTCACCAAGGACCTGTACGCCAAGCGTGCCAAGGTCGTCTCTGAGATCCCCAACTTCTGGCCCCTCGTCTTCGAGCAGGCCCCCCCGGATATCGACGAGTACGTCCAGCCCACCGACTCAGCCGTCCTCCTGAGCTCCCTGGTCAACCTGTCCGTGGAGCGCTTTGAGCTGCCCAACGGCGACCCtcgcagcatctccatcaagtTCGAGTTCAGCGAGAACGAGTACTTTGAGAACAAGGTCCTCGAGAAGAAGTTCTGGTGGCGCCGCAACAAGGATGGCTGGGCGGGCCTCGTCAGCGAGCCTGTCAAGATCAACTGGAAGGCCGACAAGGACCTGACCAGCGGCATGCTGGACCTCGTCTACCAGGTCTGGGAGGACGACAAGGCCGGCAAGGGTGACGAcaccgaggccaagaagaagctcaagagccAGATGGAGAGCACCGGCCTCGACGgcgtcagcttcttcgcctgGTTTGGCTTCCGCGGCCTGAGCATCTCCGAGGAGGAGAACCAGGCTGCCCtcaaggaggagcaggagaagcgcaaggcccgcaaggagggcaaggaggtcgaggaggagcccgaagaggaggacgaggatgatgatgatgacgagtACGAGATGGAGATCTTCCCCACCGCTGACGACCTTGCCGTCTGCATCGCCGAGGATCTCTGGCCCGGCGCCATCAAGTACTTCT TGGCGGCCCAAGAGCAGGATGCTCTGAGCGACATCAACTTTGAGTCtgacgaggagatggatgatgaggaggaggatgcccAGCCCtccaagaagcgaaaggCTTAA
- a CDS encoding LCCL domain-containing protein, with translation MVRPLEPYHDNDESEPLMKDDPERNDSGTGAGAASSTVVTEIDHPDAPLEIPVQAATAGRGTTTLEVIDDNSSSDGNAPTPRFIQDERSSKRWKKIPYPVRRVLAAFGKWAKGPPNPQPYRIKPLFPAVQEYPLYLVERFLPKAYRLWAIFLYFSIWVITFVLVKRQETIASTVEGWGQSQPISCGDTYWSAGNGCGLDGNDCRPFNGSGFAFQCPASCESYHVLNPRAVGDQEVIYRPMVIGGPSNDVNPELATYRGDSYICASAIHAGIFPNGKGGCGVVELVGQYQEFVSSQRHGILSVPFDSYFPLAFRFVPDIKCRAKDERWSILAVSTVFTGVLSLFTSSPALFFFPTFAGMFFAVGMSLDQPGHSTVTDLFSNILGKFLPAMFCAWVMYDKMGVRRTLKHLTAQIEKTVLWLGACWVGALTNYTLDFIPIQRLNKHDLDQQPGARAALATIVIILFFIILSQVFYFRQEGRFIPYIKLYALFIFSILISLTLPGLSLRLHHYILALLLLPGTSMQTRPALLYQGILIGLFINGIARWGFDPVLETPAALQGDAQKGSLLPTIPQPVIYIGEGPHSPSNITFTWNQPPSKIYDGISILVNDVERFRGYFDDIIDRQDSFIWSRNGTLGLPEYFRFAYMLGSSSGDYTKAGIWSAEGEWTQMKAGPSRVKARDTQEHIVRR, from the coding sequence ATGGTGAGACCGCTCGAGCCTTACCACGACAACGATGAGAGCGAGCCACTCATGAAGGACGACCCGGAGCGAAACGATTCCGGCACAGGCGCTGGCGCTGCGTCCAGCACTGTTGTCACTGAAATTGACCATCCCGATGCGCCGCTGGAGATCCCCGTCCAAGCCGCTACAGCCGGCCGCGGGACGACGACGCTCGAAGTCATCGacgacaacagcagcagcgacggcAATGCGCCCACGCCGCGCTTCATCCAGGACGAGCGCTCGTCCAAGcgatggaagaagattccCTACCCCGTCCGCCGCGTCCTGGCCGCCTTTGGCAAATGGGCAAAAGGTCCGCCCAATCCGCAGCCGTATCGCATAAAGCCTTTGTTCCCGGCCGTGCAAGAGTATCCGCTGTATCTCGTGGAGCGATTCCTGCCCAAGGCATACCGCCTCTGGGCCATATTCCTCTACTTTTCCATATGGGTCATTACGTTTGTGCTCGTCAAACGCCAGGAGACCATTGCCTCTACCGTCGAGGGATGGGGCCAGTCGCAGCCGATTAGCTGCGGCGACACATACTGGAGTGCGGGCAATGGATGCGGCTTGGACGGAAATGACTGCAGGCCCTTCAATGGCAGCGGTTTTGCCTTCCAGTGCCCAGCCTCGTGCGAGAGCTATCACGTCCTGAATCCCAGGGCCGTTGGTGACCAGGAAGTCATTTACCGGCCAATGGTCATCGGAGGGCCGTCCAACGACGTCAATCCCGAGCTGGCCACTTATCGCGGCGACTCCTACATTTGCGCTTCGGCAATTCACGCAGGCATCTTCCCCAATGGCAAGGGAGGCTGTGGCGTTGTCGAGCTTGTTGGCCAGTACCAAGAATTCGTCAGCTCTCAGCGACACGGCATTCTGAGCGTCCCCTTCGACTCGTACTTTCCTCTAGCATTCCGATTCGTTCCCGACATCAAATGCAGGGCCAAGGACGAGAGATGGTCCATCCTGGCTGTTTCCACCGTTTTCACTGGCGTGCTGTCGCTTTTCACGTCCTCGCccgctctcttcttctttcccacATTTGCCGGCATGTTCTTCGCGGTCGGCATGTCACTAGACCAGCCGGGGCATTCTACAGTGACGGATCTGTTTTCCAACATTCTGGGCAAGTTTCTTCCTGCCATGTTTTGCGCATGGGTCATGTACGACAAGATGGGCGTCCGCCGCACGCTCAAGCATCTGACTGCGCAGATTGAAAAGACTGTCCTGTGGTTGGGTGCCTGCTGGGTGGGCGCTCTCACCAACTACACGCTGGACTTTATCCCCATCCAGCGTCTCAATAAGCATGATCTTGATCAGCAGCCTGGAGCTAGAGCAGCTCTGGCCACCAttgtcatcatcttgtttttcatcatcctctcGCAAGTGTTTTACTTTAGACAAGAGGGTCGGTTCATCCCCTATATTAAGCTATACGCCTTGTTCATCTTTAgcattctcatctctctGACGCTCCCGGGGCTTTCGCTGCGCCTTCACCACTACAtcttggcgctgctgctgttgcccGGCACAAGTATGCAGACTCGGCCAGCGTTGCTCTACCAGGGCATCCTGATCGGGCTgttcatcaacggcatcgcCCGCTGGGGTTTCGATCCCGTGCTAGAAACGCCCGCAGCTCTTCAGGGAGACGCACAAAAGGGATCTCTCCTCCCGACCATCCCCCAGCCCGTCATATATATCGGGGAAGGTCCGCACAGCCCCTCCAACATCACGTTCACTTGGAACCAGCCGCCGAGCAAGATCTATGACGGCATCAGCATTCTTGTTAACGACGTAGAGCGCTTCCGGGGCTATTTCGACGACATTATCGACCGACAAGACAGCTTTATTTGGTCTAGAAACGGCACCCTCGGGCTGCCGGAGTACTTTAGATTTGCATACATGCTTGGAAGCTCGAGCGGGGATTATACAAAGGCCGGCATCTGGTCGGCGGAGGGCGAGTGGACGCAGATGAAGGCCGGGCCGTCCCGCGTCAAGGCTAGGGATACCCAGGAGCACATAGTCCGACGATGA
- a CDS encoding cutC family domain-containing protein, producing MPTPIDLGQSTKLNCEVAVFSGASGLEAQAMGAKRIELNAPGSYDEGGLTPPVKELTSIASQLEIAVRVMIRPRGPPRTPFQQGGQDQEKKKAEEEEKDQVQIQYDPLQDFIYTDAEIALMVQAIHNFKATRVMNPIRGDGFVFGILKLQTKPSTLAKYPDLTVTIDEERCKLLIDAARPFPCVFHRAFDPIAASERWSKGVDILVRCGFDGVLTSGGLGNAHENLEKLDAICHRAAPGSLQVIAGGGVRRNNVHRSVAQLSVHGTKSVWIHTASLANKVDKDGRRVEELNGRELTGIISVMNATKPD from the coding sequence ATGCCCACCCCAATCGATCTTGGACAGTCAACCAAGCTCAACTGCGAAGTCGCAGTCTTCAGTGGCGCCTCCGGTCTCGAGGCTCAGGCCATGGGCGCCAAACGCATCGAGCTCAACGCTCCAGGCTCGTACGATGAAGGCGGCCTTACGCCCCCCGTCAAGGAGCTGACCTCGATTGCCTCGCAGCTTGAAATTGCCGTCCGCGTCATGATTCGCCCTCGTGGCCCGCCTCGCACTCCCTTCCAGCAAGGaggacaagaccaagagaagaagaaagcggaagaggaagaaaaggaccAGGTCCAAATCCAATATGACCCTCTCCAAGACTTCATCTACACCGACGCCGAGATCGCTCTCATGGTGCAAGCCATCCACAACTTCAAGGCCACCAGGGTAATGAACCCCATCCGCGGCGACGGTTTCGTCTTCGGCATCCTCAAGCTTCAGACCAAGCCCTCCACTCTCGCCAAGTACCCAGACCTCACCGTCACCATCGACGAGGAGCGCTGCAAACTCCTCATCGACGCCGCCCGCCCCTTCCCCTGCGTCTTCCACCGCGCCTTCGACCCCATCGCCGCCAGCGAGCGCTGGTCAAAGGGCGTCGACATCCTCGTCCGCTGCGGCTTCGACGGCGTCCTGACCTCGGGCGGTCTCGGCAACGCACACGAGAAcctcgagaagctcgacgCAATCTGCCACCGCGCCGCCCCCGGCAGCCTGCAGGTCAtcgccggcggcggcgtccGCCGCAACAACGTCCACAGATCCGTGGCCCAGCTCTCCGTCCACGGCACTAAGAGTGTCTGGATACACACCGCCTCGCTGGCCAACAAGGTCGACAAGGACGGCCGCCGCGTCGAGGAGTTGAATGGACGTGAACTGACGGGAATCATTTCTGTGATGAACGCCACAAAGCCCGATTAG
- a CDS encoding phospholipase/Carboxylesterase domain-containing protein, translating into MPPRIPTEADFSLISPILPHKLHFPSPPESTTSILILFHGLGDHEIPFATFARNMSLPGVLAISVRGTAPLPATFAPDAGDQHFHWGDDLSVDTNTGDLDPDPGFDKAARLVMQKLVKDTLIDRCGWEMNDILFFGFGQGASLALGLASRLRSVERIVDVSNGDEATRNKIGKTCKGVVSIGGPLPQSMVPSLSSREKSDTPVLVCQLSEDEADAVKREFKDVRVVNWKRKEVAMPRDRDEMFPIMKFIADQLNKGFT; encoded by the coding sequence ATGCCTCCAAGAATCCCCACAGAAGCAGACTTCTCCCTCATCTCCCCCATCCTCCCCCACAAACTCCATTTCCCCTCCCCGCCCGAATCAACAacctccatcctcatcctcttccacGGCCTCGGCGACCATGAAATCCCCTTTGCAACATTCGCACGCAACATGTCCCTCCCCGGCGTCCTCGCCATCTCCGTCCGGGGCACCGCCCCTCTCCCAGCCACCTTTGCACCCGATGCCGGAGACCAGCATTTTCATTGGGGCGATGACCTGAGCGTCGACACTAACACGGGCGATCTGGATCCCGACCCGGGGTTCGACAAGGCTGCGCGACTGGTTATGCAGAAGTTGGTCAAGGACACGCTGATTGACCGGTGCGGATGGGAGATGAACGATATTCTattcttcggcttcggacAGGGTGCATCTTTAGCGCTGGGATTAGCTTCCAGGCTACGAAGTGTAGAGCGCATAGTCGACGTCTCGAATGGTGATGAAGCGACGAGGAATAAGATCGGAAAGACGTGCAAAGGCGTTGTTTCGATTGGCGGACCACTGCCGCAGTCCATGGTCCCCTCGTTGAGCAGCCGCGAAAAGAGCGATACGCCGGTGCTCGTGTGCCAGCtgagtgaggatgaggcggaTGCTGTGAAGAGGGAGTTTAAGGATGTTAGGGTCGTGAAttggaagagaaaggaagTGGCTATGCCGAGGGACAGAGACGAAATGTTTCCCATTATGAAGTTCATCGCGGACCAACTCAACAAGGGCTTCACATAG
- a CDS encoding alkaline phosphatase domain-containing protein, translating into MIAKFGVVSLLAASLSGVSAQTFQRLGTCPTLGCVLPPDQSDFLPGQLFDLRVEVHAPVNGSEAAHNGKPDEKFKVTISKDGGKAKDFAKAFDIKEPSLEKWTFNWYEDLFAQDAHKPSVVNVASKAYRKIALYEPGTYTVTLNYYNGEKTTAKWVVRDLHTKKRAKNVIFFIGDGMTTNMITAARLLGHQSINGKYQTRLQLDEFPVLGHQMTHSIDSYITDSANSASALYSGHKSTVNAMGVHADSSPNAFDDPKVETIVEIFRRVRKGVWGAVSTAFLADATPIALSGHTRRRSEYGSLIDQALHGMTNYSWTNHGGPDVFFGGGAEQFLPGTGSYQGKDYYAEFAKKGYSVSTDKKSLLAADNNKKALGVFCQGVMPVWLDRNIYKDNLKSFKNDPKGGKGPALDLPGLKEMTLKAVDILHKRGGKEGFFLMSEAASIDKQMHVLDYDRALGDLLELDDTVRATVAKLKQLGIYEETLIVVSADHGHGFDVFGSADTEYLTAQKDERAKRNAIGVYEKSGLSQYTKKDGKISYGTGVNFPTNWEPRYAIAGGVGAAPDHRENYKVHKNGPRLPATPIGSEYFVNPEDGVDGIVINGTIPTSEAQGVHSLTDVPVFALGPCQETFGGTYNNVDIFYKIANCLGLAHGKGDC; encoded by the exons ATGATTGCCAAGTTCGGAGTTGTCAGCCTCCTCGCAGCCTCGCTGTCGGGCGTCTCTGCCCAGACCTTCCAGCGCCTGGGTACATGCCCGACTCTGGGATGTGTCCTGCCTCCCGACCAGAGCGACTTTCTCCCCGGCCAGCTGTTTGACTTGCGTGTCGAGGTTCATGCTCCCGTCAATGGCTCCGAGGCCGCCCACAACGGCAAGCCTGACGAGAAGTTCAAGGTGACCATCTCCAAGGATggcggcaaggccaaggactTTGCCAAGGCCTTTGACATCAAGGAGCCTTCGCTCGAGAAGTGGACGTTCAACTGGTATGAGGACCTCTTTGCTCAAGACGCCCACAAGCCCTCCGTTGTCAACGTCGCCTCCAAGGCATACCGTAAGATTGCCCTCTACGAGCCTGGCACTTACACCGTTACCTTGAACTACTACAATGGCGAGAAGACCACCGCCAAGTGGGTTGTCCGCGACCTCCacaccaagaagagagccaagaacgtcatcttcttcattggTGACGGTATGACCACCAACATG ATCACcgctgctcgtcttcttggaCACCAGAGCATCAACGGCAAATACCAGACTCGTCTGCAGCTTGACGAATTCCCCGTCCTGGGCCACCAGATGACCCACTCCATTGACAGCTACATCACCGATTCTGCCAACTCGGCCTCTGCTCTCTACTCTGGCCACAAGAGCACCGTCAACGCTATGGG TGTCCACGCCGACTCTTCTCCCAACGCCTTCGATGACCCCAAGGTTGAGACCATTGTTGAAATCTTCCGCCGTGTCCGC AAAGGTGTTTGGGGTGCTGTCTCCACCGCTTTCCTCGCCGATGCCACTCCCATTGCTCTCAGTGGCCACACTCGTCGCCGCAGCGAGTACGGCTCTCTGATTGACCAGGCCCTCCATGGCATGACCAACTACTCCTGGACTAACCACGGTGGCCCTGATGTCTTCTTCGGTGGCGGTGCTGAGCAGTTCCTCCCCGGTACCGGTTCTTACCAGGGCAAGGACTACTATGCCGAGTTCGCCAAGAAGGGATACTCTGTCAGCACTGACAAGAAGTCCCTCCTCGCTGccgacaacaacaagaaggcTCTGGGTGTCTTTTGCCAGGGTGTCATGCCCGTCTGGCTGGACCGCAACATCTACAAGGACAACCTCAAGAGCTTCAAGAACGACCCCAAGGGCGGAAAGGGACCTGCTCTTGACCTGCCCGGTCTCAAGGAGATGACCCTCAAGGCGGTTGACATCCTGCACAAGCGCGGTGGCAAGGAGGGATTCTTCCTCATGTCCGAGGCTGCTTCCATCGACAAGCAAATGCACGTCCTTGACTACGATCGTGCTCTAGGTGATCTTTTGGAGCTCGACGACACCGTCCGTGCTACCGttgccaagctcaagcagctGGGTATCTATGAAGAGACGCTGATTGTCGTCTCTGCTGACCACGGCCACGGTTTTGA TGTCTTTGGCTCCGCCGATACCGAATACCTGACCGCCCAAAAGGACGAGCGCGCCAAGCGCAATGCCATTGGCGTCTACGAGAAGTCTGGTCTCTCCCAGTACACCAAGAAGGACGGCAAGATCAGCTACGGCACTGGCGTCAACTTCCCTACCAACTGGGAGCCTCGCTACGCCATTGCTGGTGGCGTCGGTGCTGCCCCTGACCACCGTGAGAACTACAAAGTCCACAAGAACGGCCCTCGCCTGCCCGCCACTCCCATTGGTAGCGAGTACTTTGTTAATCCCGAGGACGGTGTcgacggcatcgtcatcaacggAACCATCCCCACCTCTGAGGCTCAGGGTGTCCACTCCCTGACTGACGTGCctgtctttgctcttggtCCTTGCCAGGAGACCTTTGGCGGTACTTACAATAACGTTGACATCTTCTACAAGATTGCCAACTGCTTGGGTCTGGCCCATGGCAAGGGCGACTGCTAG
- a CDS encoding queuine tRNA-ribosyltransferase domain-containing protein, translating into MSDPSLGNSSDMSGRKIFELIGSAAADGSAARLGKLSFPGKKVVETPNFFAVTSRGAIPHLTPDNLKRHTSVNGVYMALEDFIEKKEPPIQHTPGGEGSRRLHRFTALPSNTLSVLGPRRCPAITTPFGNTPKALAVFTSTGFRNVTVPEFASYVQSLQPDIVLPMADLPHTSATPSSKKLVRMVERTEVWLDEFLGKLASSKPTDSLDSSLFAPVLPVEYPIQWDYLRHLSEDVIGRLDGLAVYDANLLPDLVNYPPLAPLPKLCMDPPKTPQEVLRQISLGIDICTLSFANITSDAGVAMIFTFPSPSADEVRPLGINMWSPEHNTAVVPLVEGCQCYTCLKHHRAYLHHLLNAKEMLGWNLLQIHNHHVVNAFFVGIREALAKGQAVFEEEARRFIASYEPVFPEGTGERPRARGYHFKSEADADRINKPAWKDLEKGTASAQITNLAESNTPSGESQDATPVAVVNVEEAVATLSIN; encoded by the exons ATGAGTGATCCAAGTCTTGGAAATTCTTCCGACATGTCTGGCCGCAAAATCTTCGAGCTCATAGGctctgccgccgccgatggcTCTGCCGCCCGTCTAGGAAAGCTGTCTTTTCCGGGCAAAAAGGTCGTCGAAACACCAAACTTCTTCGCAGTCACATCTCGCGGGGCGATTCCTCATCTCACCCCCGACAACCTCAAGAGACACACATCTGTAAACGGAGTTTACATGGCGCTGGAAGACT TTattgagaaaaaggagcCTCCCATTCAGCACACGCCTGGCGGAGAGGGTTCGCGCCGGTTGCATAGATTTACAGCCCTGCCGTCAAATACTCTTTCAGTACTTGGTCCGCGACGGTGCCCGGCCATTACAACTCCGTTCGGAAACACGCCCAAGGCTCTCGCCGTCTTCACTTCTACCGGATTCCGCAATGTGACGGTGCCCGAGTTTGCATCTTACGTCCAGTCGCTGCAACCTGATATCGTGCTGCCAATGGCCGACTTGCCTCACACCAGCGCGACACCCTCATCTAAGAAGCTGGTGCGAATGGTGGAACGGACAGAAGTATGGTTGGATGAATTCTTGGGTAAGCTGGCTTCGTCCAAGCCTACGGATTCTTTGGATAGCTCTCTGTTTGCCCCAGTGCTTCCAGTCGAGTATCCCATCCAGTGGGACTATCTGAGGCATCTATCAGAAGATGTGATTGGAAGGCTAGATGGCCTGGCAGTTTACGATGCAAACCTGCTTCCCGACCTTGTCAACTATCCTCCGTTGGCACCTCTTCCCAAGTTATGCATGGACCCTCCCAAGACTCCGCAAGAGGTCCTGCGTCAAATTTCCCTTGGCATCGACATCTGTACATTGTCCTTTGCAAATATCACTTCTGATGCTGGTGTCGCCATGATATTCACTTTTCCATCCCCTAGTGCTGATGAGGTGCGACCCCTCGGAATCAACATGTGGTCTCCTGAGCATAACACAGCCGTCGTACCTTTGGTAGAAGGCTGTCAATGCTACACTTGCTTGAAACACCACAGAGCCTACCTCCACCACTTACTCAACGCTAAGGAGATGCTGGGTTGGAACCTCCTACAGATCCACAACCATCACGTCGTTAACGCATTCTTCGTGGGCATTCGCGAGGCTCTTGCTAAAGGGCAAGCGGTATTCGAGGAGGAAGCGCGTCGGTTTATTGCTTCATATGAGCCTGTGTTTCCTGAAGGCACTGGCGAAAGACCTAGGGCGAGAGGATATCACTTTAAGAGCGAGGCGGACGCAGATAGGATCAACAAACCGGCTTGGAAAGATTTAGAAAAGGGGACAGCATCGGCACAGATTACGAATCTTGCGGAAAGTAATACACCTAGTGGGGAGAGTCAGGATGCTACACCGGTGGCGGTGGTTAATGTGGAAGAGGCTGTAGCAACATTGAGTATAAATTAG